The following coding sequences lie in one Candidatus Neptunochlamydia sp. REUL1 genomic window:
- a CDS encoding response regulator transcription factor encodes MAPKKRILLIEDEEDIAALIKLQADLSGYKLHVEVDGVNGYRAVEREKPDLVLVDVMLPGQNGFDVCRKIKNNSELKNIPVIILSAKSEELDMILGLELGADDYVSKPFSPKVLFSRIKAILRRGKEPEKAPKLLSFGDFTLDVSRYLLKKNGAPVTITLSEFGILKRLLIQQGKVLTRNQLLNDVHNDDVFIVDRNIDVHIASLRKKLGPNFNWIETVRGVGYRLREKPVPSHKT; translated from the coding sequence ATGGCACCAAAAAAAAGGATATTACTTATTGAAGATGAGGAGGACATCGCTGCACTGATTAAACTTCAGGCCGATCTCTCAGGATATAAACTCCATGTTGAAGTCGATGGAGTGAATGGATATCGAGCTGTTGAAAGAGAAAAACCTGATCTTGTTTTGGTTGATGTTATGCTTCCTGGACAGAATGGTTTCGATGTTTGTCGAAAAATTAAAAACAACTCAGAGCTTAAAAATATCCCCGTGATTATTTTAAGTGCAAAGAGCGAAGAGCTCGATATGATTTTAGGGCTCGAACTTGGAGCCGATGACTATGTCAGCAAACCTTTCTCTCCAAAAGTTCTTTTTTCACGTATCAAAGCAATACTTAGGAGAGGAAAAGAGCCAGAAAAAGCGCCTAAACTTCTTTCATTTGGCGATTTTACTCTCGATGTCTCCCGTTATCTTCTAAAGAAAAATGGTGCACCTGTCACAATAACCCTTTCAGAGTTTGGAATCTTAAAACGCCTTCTTATTCAACAGGGAAAAGTTCTGACGCGAAACCAGCTCCTTAATGATGTTCACAATGACGACGTATTCATTGTCGACAGAAATATCGATGTACATATCGCTTCACTAAGAAAAAAGCTGGGTCCCAACTTTAATTGGATTGAAACCGTCCGCGGAGTTGGATACCGCCTCCGAGAGAAACCTGTTCCGAGTCATAAGACCTAA
- a CDS encoding OmpA family protein codes for MKKYSWLFAALGIAFLTSSCQSNSNTVWEDTKTIGRYLHRKGQLLWKQDVDSKMIESADEFNGPQEEEYIPLKDEDLRRQFADMSIPQPKEVPGAIGSSIPSIDQFVKPASHLASLYQNLYFNTDEHVLRSKEYYKNIANIAEYMKKNNDTYIFVSGHCDERASEAYNLALGTRRANTIRNLLIKRGVNPNHIYTISFGKEMPSELGHTQEAWAKNRRVEFKIFEKKGSK; via the coding sequence ATGAAAAAATATTCTTGGCTGTTTGCAGCACTCGGCATTGCCTTTCTCACGTCTAGCTGCCAAAGCAACTCCAACACGGTCTGGGAAGACACTAAAACCATAGGGCGTTACCTCCATCGAAAGGGCCAATTGCTATGGAAGCAGGATGTCGATTCCAAAATGATTGAATCAGCCGATGAATTTAACGGACCCCAAGAAGAAGAGTACATCCCTCTAAAAGACGAGGATCTCAGAAGGCAATTTGCTGATATGAGCATTCCTCAGCCAAAAGAAGTTCCAGGGGCTATCGGAAGCTCTATTCCAAGCATCGATCAATTTGTGAAACCTGCTTCCCATCTAGCCAGCCTATATCAAAACCTTTATTTCAACACTGATGAACATGTCCTCCGCTCCAAGGAATATTACAAAAACATCGCGAACATTGCTGAGTACATGAAGAAAAATAACGACACCTATATTTTTGTTTCTGGTCATTGCGATGAGAGGGCTTCCGAAGCATACAATTTAGCCCTTGGGACAAGACGCGCAAATACCATTAGAAACCTTCTTATAAAGCGTGGTGTCAATCCAAACCACATTTACACCATATCTTTTGGAAAGGAAATGCCCAGCGAACTAGGTCACACACAAGAAGCTTGGGCAAAAAATCGCCGCGTAGAATTTAAAATCTTTGAAAAAAAAGGCTCTAAATGA
- a CDS encoding tetratricopeptide repeat protein, which translates to MFKSKYRNCFILVASLFSLVAMQATAKESVKSTQVQSDEEAFLIRRIAEFWKDGDFAIVKTQIIDFLDRYPNSDLSEYFLGILGDIYLQENQYEQALSTYQMVLDKEITQKILINKLQCYYELDQYGELVEDGRPFLSSQTPEIVDRKDELYFLMGEALFRQALKEDESSYKQELASEARGYYECLPQGQYGKISEFALAEIAAILGNYEKGADAYRALAEKHPEMAEDLLFQVASLEAHYNKLRAAETFRKVKNIEGKREHEATFNLMVILFQTEEYEEILSTYEKVAPSVPEPFQPAFNFIVGKSFFSSGDFQNAVEPLQKYINSTFIPSDQLKNALLIQMTCAYQTSNESLFSNSFEKLDTLFPNDQEIPKALFMHAMILKEQGAISRADEKLKVIKNNYPSFEDQESFIFEYGLLAHQNEQWKESYELFKDYVSGYDQSSRVDAAWKLYLSSAINLYKHAGEHVQYTKSQFFTDLQAVLDHSDYLSDKEMMDYALLYAKTAYELDYYADALCCLQDHIFTKLEQEENTAALAEAHFIAGLCHAEVQSDHSAFCMHLEQAMTLNPDLYDSGPTHLQLYNAYISLAGYGEMGGIPSDGHQQKEFVDHAAEHLQEAVSKGGITIKDENRLWLANHYYQKVQECSTSDIANHPEVTNAIDHASNHYQKLLMRDGHLVEMTVDNLHLEYEVVKLSKLLEYQDSQEQKLVLIKALLQQQSEKPELNWSSQKDALYELATVYGTLGEKEKAFETYSFIHSQANHFPSSLASNAALEAARIHFDLLEDGLRSETNEEVLGILNDLKELQIRKNAFSEPTHLEAALEYAKIRSVISNPEKQDSRYLFFLSRIQDDFNSQEDLVTQDYLVKLNQNSEKKLVFDAYMKFIDAEKLRLEAKNHYKNERHGEMEELHENALTLYSELKNNPNTPRDLYDRTLSSIHEINALVAY; encoded by the coding sequence ATGTTTAAATCTAAATATCGTAATTGCTTTATTCTCGTTGCATCACTATTCAGCCTCGTCGCAATGCAAGCTACAGCTAAAGAATCTGTCAAATCAACGCAAGTTCAATCGGATGAAGAAGCATTTCTAATCCGCCGCATTGCGGAGTTTTGGAAAGATGGTGACTTTGCGATCGTGAAAACACAAATCATCGATTTTTTGGATCGCTATCCAAATAGCGATCTTTCCGAATACTTTCTGGGAATATTAGGAGATATCTATCTCCAAGAAAACCAATATGAACAAGCCCTTTCGACATACCAAATGGTTTTAGATAAGGAAATTACTCAAAAGATCTTGATCAACAAGTTGCAATGCTATTACGAACTTGATCAATACGGAGAATTGGTAGAGGATGGTCGTCCCTTTCTATCTAGCCAAACTCCTGAAATTGTAGATCGAAAAGATGAGCTTTATTTTTTAATGGGTGAAGCCCTATTTAGACAAGCTCTAAAAGAGGATGAAAGCTCCTATAAACAGGAGCTAGCAAGTGAAGCTCGTGGGTATTATGAATGTCTTCCACAAGGACAGTATGGGAAAATTTCAGAATTTGCCCTTGCCGAAATTGCTGCAATTCTTGGAAATTATGAAAAGGGAGCAGATGCTTATCGAGCCCTCGCAGAAAAACATCCTGAAATGGCCGAAGATCTTCTCTTCCAAGTCGCCTCTTTGGAAGCACATTATAACAAACTACGCGCTGCTGAAACCTTCAGAAAAGTAAAAAATATTGAAGGAAAGAGAGAACATGAGGCCACCTTTAATCTCATGGTTATTTTATTTCAAACTGAAGAATACGAAGAAATTCTTTCTACATACGAAAAAGTGGCGCCAAGTGTCCCAGAACCGTTTCAACCCGCCTTCAATTTTATTGTTGGGAAAAGTTTCTTCTCATCAGGAGATTTTCAGAATGCTGTAGAGCCCCTTCAGAAGTATATCAACTCAACCTTTATCCCTTCCGATCAGCTAAAGAATGCCCTTCTGATTCAAATGACCTGTGCTTACCAAACGAGCAATGAATCTCTTTTTAGCAACTCATTTGAAAAGCTTGATACGTTATTTCCAAATGACCAAGAGATCCCTAAGGCTCTGTTCATGCATGCAATGATTCTAAAAGAACAAGGCGCCATTAGCCGAGCTGATGAAAAACTAAAAGTGATCAAAAATAATTATCCATCCTTTGAAGACCAGGAAAGTTTTATCTTTGAATATGGTCTTCTTGCTCACCAAAACGAACAATGGAAAGAAAGTTATGAATTGTTCAAAGACTATGTTTCCGGGTATGACCAAAGTTCTCGTGTTGATGCCGCTTGGAAACTTTATCTATCTTCTGCAATCAACCTCTATAAACATGCTGGAGAACACGTCCAATACACCAAGTCTCAATTCTTTACAGACTTGCAGGCTGTCCTAGATCACTCAGACTACTTAAGTGACAAGGAAATGATGGATTATGCTCTCCTTTATGCAAAGACTGCTTACGAACTTGACTATTACGCTGATGCACTTTGTTGCCTACAAGATCATATCTTTACCAAATTGGAACAAGAAGAAAATACCGCGGCACTTGCAGAAGCTCACTTCATTGCTGGGCTTTGCCATGCTGAGGTTCAGTCAGATCATTCAGCATTCTGTATGCATTTAGAGCAAGCGATGACGCTTAATCCAGACCTTTACGATTCAGGACCCACGCATTTGCAGCTTTATAATGCCTACATTTCTCTTGCGGGTTATGGAGAGATGGGCGGTATCCCCTCAGATGGGCACCAACAAAAAGAGTTTGTTGACCATGCAGCAGAACATCTTCAAGAAGCCGTCTCTAAAGGTGGAATCACAATCAAAGACGAAAACCGTCTTTGGTTAGCAAACCATTATTACCAAAAAGTACAGGAATGCAGCACAAGTGACATTGCCAATCATCCTGAAGTGACAAATGCGATTGACCACGCCTCTAACCACTATCAAAAACTATTAATGAGAGACGGACACCTAGTCGAGATGACCGTTGATAACCTCCATTTAGAGTACGAAGTGGTCAAACTTTCTAAGCTGCTTGAATATCAAGATTCTCAAGAGCAAAAGCTTGTGCTTATCAAAGCCCTTTTGCAGCAGCAAAGTGAGAAGCCTGAGCTGAACTGGTCATCTCAAAAAGACGCCCTTTATGAGCTTGCGACTGTCTATGGTACGCTTGGAGAAAAGGAAAAAGCTTTTGAAACATACAGTTTCATTCATTCACAAGCCAACCACTTTCCCTCTTCTCTTGCAAGTAATGCGGCATTAGAAGCTGCTCGAATTCATTTTGATCTCCTTGAAGATGGACTTCGAAGTGAAACAAATGAAGAGGTGCTTGGAATATTAAATGACTTGAAAGAACTTCAGATTCGTAAGAATGCCTTTTCAGAGCCTACGCACTTGGAAGCAGCTCTTGAGTATGCAAAGATCCGTTCTGTCATCTCCAACCCTGAAAAACAAGATTCACGTTACCTCTTCTTTTTAAGCCGTATTCAAGATGACTTTAACTCGCAAGAAGATCTTGTTACGCAAGATTATTTGGTCAAACTGAATCAAAACTCCGAGAAAAAACTGGTTTTCGATGCATACATGAAGTTTATTGATGCTGAAAAGCTTCGCCTTGAAGCAAAAAACCATTACAAGAATGAACGGCATGGTGAAATGGAAGAGCTCCATGAGAATGCCTTAACACTCTATAGCGAGCTAAAAAACAACCCTAATACACCTAGAGATCTCTATGATAGGACACTGAGTAGTATCCATGAGATCAATGCACTAGTTGCATATTAA
- a CDS encoding tetratricopeptide repeat protein, whose translation MSVKEIKSDTFWRFNHEGFHKNVESNCSIGTKQFKKIVRSYVFFHLFFLGLLTAEVIAFFFFLTLLFQTSLIAFSLAAILLTGFAYLILLFYFQTKKPEQFLELRNFFMLLCKKGLPKNILRSEYHLSLANAAYRFAAHLSKDELTFHPLPEKMNSFNQVMRKVTHLCHKNDIKRMKEVLYLVSISEHIQLIKNAPTNLEAHASLANAYVALSRLYKAQGTSKEKFEVAAEKAIQEFKIIDHYSPEDPWVHAQLASCYHDLKKHKEEITEYETILKLCPEDKQILFRLGILCFQQGENARGLQIYEQLKEMQFSRVDELIDFYDANIKQEYFISSL comes from the coding sequence ATGAGCGTTAAAGAGATAAAGAGTGACACCTTTTGGCGGTTCAACCATGAAGGATTCCACAAAAATGTGGAGTCTAACTGTTCGATCGGCACTAAGCAATTTAAGAAAATTGTTCGCTCCTATGTCTTTTTTCATTTGTTTTTTTTAGGATTACTTACAGCCGAAGTCATCGCATTTTTCTTTTTCCTAACACTGCTGTTTCAAACGTCTCTCATCGCTTTTTCTCTTGCAGCAATCCTACTTACCGGCTTTGCCTACCTTATTCTCCTTTTCTATTTTCAGACAAAAAAGCCTGAACAATTTCTGGAGCTAAGAAACTTTTTTATGCTCCTTTGCAAAAAGGGCCTTCCTAAAAATATTCTCCGTTCTGAATATCATCTCTCCCTAGCAAATGCCGCCTACCGCTTTGCCGCTCATCTTAGTAAAGATGAATTGACTTTCCACCCATTGCCTGAAAAAATGAACTCTTTCAACCAGGTGATGCGAAAAGTTACCCACCTCTGCCATAAAAATGATATTAAACGAATGAAAGAGGTCCTCTACCTTGTCTCGATCAGCGAACATATTCAACTCATAAAAAATGCACCCACAAACCTTGAAGCACATGCCTCACTTGCCAATGCTTACGTGGCACTTTCACGCCTCTATAAGGCTCAAGGCACTTCCAAAGAAAAGTTTGAAGTCGCCGCTGAAAAAGCGATCCAAGAGTTTAAAATCATCGACCATTACTCCCCAGAAGATCCTTGGGTACACGCTCAGCTAGCTTCCTGCTACCACGACTTAAAAAAGCATAAGGAAGAAATTACCGAATACGAAACTATTTTGAAACTTTGTCCTGAAGACAAACAAATCCTTTTCCGCCTTGGCATCCTTTGCTTTCAGCAAGGAGAAAATGCTCGCGGTCTTCAAATCTATGAACAACTAAAAGAGATGCAGTTCTCACGCGTGGACGAACTCATCGACTTTTACGACGCCAACATCAAACAAGAATATTTCATTAGCTCTCTTTAG
- the tolB gene encoding Tol-Pal system protein TolB: MQLSLLFSFEEKELVVPLSTRSFLSTVSVSPLKGSSFSEEYLAELRNVLLVDINRNGSCFVEARDGTDFHIDLELTGTGLSALVELKQGGVTKTLGPYSLCGSLPSDRRTLHTFHDDLAQIITGKRGIASTRLLFAIQFPEKTPQGYEWRSEIWESDYDGENTRQVTQERSYCIHPVFFSSEGEFTKGKFMYVNYKKGQPKIYISSFDSLRGNPFLSLRGNQLLPTLSQKGDLIAFISDASGRADLFIQLFSHNHGPVGKPIQVFSYPKSVQASPTFRPDGKKIAFVSDKNGTPRIFLIDTPYPGRDVSTHPICLTKNYRHNTCPAWSPDGTKLAYSAMIDGIRQIVVYDFLTQEEIPLTRGSSHKENPTWAPNSFHIIYNTVDHSSSELYIINLKQKEPLQITSGPGKKHYPAWEPTRRPL, from the coding sequence ATGCAACTTAGTCTTCTTTTTTCTTTTGAGGAAAAAGAACTTGTTGTTCCGCTATCTACTCGGAGTTTTCTATCAACCGTCTCGGTTTCCCCCCTCAAGGGATCTTCTTTTTCGGAAGAATATTTAGCAGAGCTTCGAAATGTTCTGCTAGTGGATATCAATAGAAATGGCAGTTGCTTTGTTGAAGCAAGGGATGGAACAGACTTTCATATTGATCTAGAGCTTACCGGAACAGGTCTCTCGGCTCTGGTTGAGCTAAAGCAAGGAGGAGTGACAAAAACACTTGGTCCCTATTCTCTATGTGGTTCCCTCCCATCAGATCGACGCACCCTCCACACTTTTCATGATGATCTCGCTCAAATCATCACCGGAAAACGGGGAATTGCTTCTACCCGTCTTCTTTTTGCCATTCAATTCCCTGAAAAAACTCCTCAAGGCTATGAGTGGCGCTCAGAAATTTGGGAGTCAGACTATGATGGAGAAAATACAAGGCAAGTGACACAGGAGCGTAGTTATTGCATTCACCCTGTCTTTTTTTCCTCTGAAGGAGAGTTTACTAAAGGGAAATTTATGTATGTAAACTACAAAAAAGGACAGCCAAAAATCTATATCTCTTCTTTTGATTCTCTCCGTGGCAATCCCTTTCTCTCCCTTCGGGGAAATCAGCTCCTTCCAACTCTTTCACAGAAAGGCGATCTCATTGCTTTTATCTCTGATGCAAGTGGGCGTGCTGACCTATTCATTCAACTCTTCAGTCACAATCATGGACCCGTAGGAAAACCCATCCAAGTCTTCTCCTATCCAAAGTCTGTGCAAGCATCACCAACCTTTCGCCCTGATGGAAAGAAAATCGCTTTTGTCTCCGATAAAAATGGCACTCCCCGCATTTTCTTAATTGACACTCCCTATCCCGGAAGAGATGTTTCGACGCACCCTATATGCCTCACAAAGAATTACCGTCATAACACTTGTCCTGCCTGGTCCCCTGATGGAACAAAGCTCGCATATAGCGCTATGATTGACGGCATTAGGCAGATCGTGGTATATGACTTTCTGACGCAAGAAGAAATTCCGTTAACAAGAGGATCAAGCCACAAAGAAAATCCGACTTGGGCTCCAAACAGCTTCCATATTATTTATAATACAGTTGACCACTCTTCTTCGGAATTATATATTATTAACTTAAAACAAAAAGAACCACTGCAAATTACAAGTGGACCTGGAAAAAAACATTACCCAGCTTGGGAACCAACTAGAAGGCCTTTATGA
- a CDS encoding glycine zipper domain-containing protein, with the protein MKAKSSILILAVGVSLISGCESNTGTGVLVGGGSGALIGGLAGGGTGALIGGAAGVIAGGLIGSYLDNKEQKSLKEQSPQTYRRVDNGEKLSVNDVINLSKADVDDDKVIGLIQKTNSHYTLNSYQIDKLRDAGVSERVINYMMYNT; encoded by the coding sequence ATGAAAGCAAAATCTTCAATTCTTATCCTCGCTGTAGGAGTCTCTCTAATTTCAGGGTGTGAATCAAATACTGGAACGGGTGTCCTTGTTGGAGGCGGAAGTGGAGCTCTTATTGGAGGACTCGCAGGTGGTGGAACCGGAGCTCTTATTGGGGGAGCAGCTGGCGTCATTGCCGGGGGGCTTATTGGGTCATACCTCGACAATAAAGAGCAAAAAAGTCTTAAAGAGCAAAGCCCTCAGACCTATAGACGTGTTGATAATGGAGAAAAGCTCAGCGTTAATGACGTAATCAACCTATCGAAAGCTGATGTTGATGATGATAAGGTTATTGGACTCATTCAGAAAACGAATAGTCATTATACTCTCAACAGCTATCAGATTGATAAGCTAAGAGATGCTGGTGTTTCTGAACGTGTCATCAATTATATGATGTATAACACCTAA
- a CDS encoding MFS transporter, producing the protein MTVALRRSFRAILSVLFLDNLGLTVVYPIFTPLVLKPIYTLLPIEYPLSTRLILLAVLIASFPFAQFLSGPFIGHLADIKGRKFALTLALIGEGIGFLLTGLAILQMNYLFLLFGRVFTGFFAGNMTICLSSISDMQRGSQGRSKNFGIVSSVVGISFVVAIVIGGTLSNDTLNAFFNSALPFWALTFFSLINLTIIRLRFTETHASSPNEKHYFRNQLRELTSLFKTEQLGSLYSLFFFFMLGWIVSLQFLSSFLIEHFIGTKLAITLTFIGVGLSWCIGNMLINRLLIRYLRVGAILFYTLILSCVCLFVASETSHFLIFVHFILFGALFASLSWTNCLALITSKAPPYLQGKLLGLNQSIATISMAFAPLFGGMVGEFDIRTIYLFASCSLLISTLILIIYKIKNRF; encoded by the coding sequence GTGACTGTTGCACTGCGGCGCTCCTTTCGGGCAATACTCTCGGTTCTTTTTCTTGATAACTTAGGGCTTACAGTTGTCTACCCGATCTTTACCCCCCTTGTTCTAAAGCCCATTTATACCTTGCTTCCAATTGAGTATCCTCTTTCAACCCGCTTGATATTACTAGCAGTTCTTATCGCTTCATTTCCTTTTGCCCAATTTCTTTCTGGCCCCTTTATTGGCCACCTTGCAGATATCAAAGGAAGAAAGTTTGCCTTAACCCTTGCGCTCATCGGGGAAGGGATAGGATTTCTTCTTACAGGACTAGCCATTCTTCAAATGAACTATCTATTTCTTCTTTTTGGGCGGGTATTTACAGGTTTTTTTGCTGGCAACATGACTATTTGTCTTTCTTCAATATCAGACATGCAAAGGGGCTCTCAAGGGCGCTCCAAAAACTTTGGGATTGTCTCCAGCGTTGTTGGAATCAGCTTCGTCGTTGCAATTGTTATTGGAGGGACACTGTCAAATGACACCCTAAACGCATTTTTTAATTCAGCACTTCCTTTCTGGGCTTTAACTTTTTTTTCCCTCATCAACCTCACCATTATTCGTCTGCGATTTACCGAAACACATGCTTCTTCTCCAAATGAAAAGCACTACTTTCGAAATCAACTAAGAGAGCTAACTTCACTTTTTAAGACGGAGCAGCTTGGTTCTCTTTACTCCTTATTCTTCTTTTTTATGTTAGGTTGGATTGTTTCTCTCCAATTCCTCTCTTCTTTTCTTATTGAGCATTTTATTGGGACCAAATTGGCCATCACACTGACTTTTATTGGAGTGGGTCTATCCTGGTGCATCGGAAATATGCTCATTAACAGGCTTCTCATACGCTACTTAAGGGTAGGAGCCATCCTATTTTACACCTTGATTCTCTCTTGTGTTTGTCTATTTGTTGCCTCTGAGACTTCCCACTTTCTCATTTTTGTCCATTTCATCCTTTTCGGAGCTCTTTTTGCCTCGCTCTCCTGGACAAACTGTTTAGCGCTCATCACCAGCAAAGCTCCCCCCTACTTGCAGGGTAAGCTCCTAGGGCTCAACCAATCTATTGCAACAATTTCTATGGCCTTTGCCCCTCTTTTCGGAGGAATGGTAGGAGAGTTTGATATTCGAACTATTTATCTCTTTGCAAGTTGCTCGTTATTAATATCGACACTGATATTAATTATATATAAGATAAAAAATCGTTTCTAA
- a CDS encoding LysM peptidoglycan-binding domain-containing protein: MKKLLLLLPALIFTGCGSVGSSKGDKHQMELSLHKVRTEVEDVKHDLNTYEIEHHVIEGKLIDQEQTIASLRHQVAELKSGKLDSFVQELQNLDKKIHQISKKQDKIVTDIRQLSSHANDTTTALAQYKDKIAQFEKAIQGQNLQLGEIQKIKDGITKLAEAESGKSYIVKPGDSLEKIARDHHTSVEKIKQINGMTSDLIVVDQQLSVP, translated from the coding sequence ATGAAAAAACTCTTGCTCTTGCTTCCAGCCCTCATTTTTACAGGATGTGGTAGCGTCGGATCGTCTAAAGGAGACAAACATCAAATGGAGCTCAGCCTCCATAAAGTGCGAACCGAAGTAGAAGATGTCAAGCACGACTTAAACACCTACGAAATTGAGCACCATGTCATTGAGGGAAAGCTGATTGATCAAGAGCAGACTATTGCCTCTTTGAGACATCAGGTTGCTGAGCTGAAATCAGGGAAACTCGATTCTTTTGTCCAAGAGTTGCAAAACTTAGATAAGAAGATCCACCAGATTTCAAAAAAGCAAGATAAAATTGTCACCGACATCCGGCAACTTAGCTCTCACGCTAACGATACAACGACCGCCTTAGCACAATACAAAGATAAAATTGCTCAGTTTGAAAAGGCAATACAAGGACAAAACCTCCAGTTAGGCGAAATCCAAAAAATTAAAGATGGGATCACAAAGCTTGCGGAAGCTGAAAGTGGAAAGTCTTACATTGTAAAACCTGGAGATTCTCTCGAAAAAATTGCACGCGACCATCATACATCTGTAGAAAAAATCAAACAGATTAACGGAATGACCTCTGATTTGATTGTTGTTGATCAACAGCTTTCCGTTCCGTGA